The following proteins come from a genomic window of Dreissena polymorpha isolate Duluth1 chromosome 1, UMN_Dpol_1.0, whole genome shotgun sequence:
- the LOC127845412 gene encoding aldehyde dehydrogenase family 3 member B1-like isoform X6, translating to MADFSTLNQAMRGVFRSGRTKSVEWRRAQLMALLKLLDDNRERICQALKEDLNKSKMEGLLFEVDFARNDLINCINNLNEWTKPEKVKKGLINMMDKVYIRKEPFGVALIMGAWNYPIQLTICPMIGAIAAGNCVLVKPSEISASTAALLEEIVPKYLDKEAIQVVNGGIPETTAILKEKWDYIFYTGNSMVGKIVMRAAAEHLTPVTLELGGKSPVYVDDGVDLGIVANRIMWGKCTNAGQTCIAPDYVMCSKKTQDALIDHIKKTLGDFYPDGPAKSPDYCRLVSDRHYQRIKKNLQGGGTVAVGGGTNDGERYVAPTVLTDVKFSDPIMQDEIFGPILPIIPVENEDIAIEYINDGEKPLAFYVFSKNPSLSEKMQHHVSSGGFVTNDVLMHAGVPTLPFGGVGSSGMGAYHGKFSYETFCHKRSCMERELKMEALNGLRYPPYSDSKLSNISWVLGFNKKPKSGWFW from the exons ATGGCAGACTTTTCAACG CTTAATCAGGCCATGAGGGGCGTGTTTCGCAGTGGGAGGACAAAGTCGGTGGAATGGAGGCGAGCTCAGCTGATGGCTCTTCTCAAGCTCTTGGACGACAACAGAGAACGGATCTGTCAAGCTTTGAAGGAAGACTTGAATAAG agtAAAATGGAAGGACTGCTGTTTGAGGTAGACTTTGCAAGGAATGATCTGATCAACTGCATTAACAACTTGAATGAATGGACGAAACCAGAAAAG GTCAAGAAGGGTCTCATCAACATGATGGATAAGGTCTACATCCGCAAAGAGCCATTTGGTGTTGCTCTAATTATGGGGGCCTGGAATTACCCCATCCAGTTGACCATCTGTCCTATGATTGGGGCCATAGCTGCAGGTAAC TGTGTGCTAGTGAAGCCCTCTGAGATCTCAGCCAGTACAGCGGCTCTTCTGGAGGAGATTGTGCCCAAATACTTGGACAAG GAAGCTATTCAGGTGGTGAATGGAGGAATCCCGGAAACAACTGCTATTCTGAAGGAGAAATGGGATTACATCTTCTACACAGGAAACTCCATGGTGGGCAAGATTGTGATGAGAGCAGCGGCAGAACACCTCACCCCTGTCACCTTGGAGCTCGGTGGGAAAAG CCCAGTGTATGTGGATGATGGGGTAGACTTGGGCATTGTGGCCAACCGTATTATGTGGGGCAAGTGTACAAATGCAGGACAGACCTGTATTGCACCAGACTATGTAATGTGCTCCAAGAAAACTCAG GATGCATTGATAGATCACATCAAGAAGACACTGGGAGACTTTTACCCTGATGGTCCAGCCAAGTCACCTGACTACTGTCGTCTCGTGTCTGACAGGCACTACCA GCGAATAAAGAAGAACCTCCAGGGAGGCGGTACTGTAGCTGTGGGAGGCGGGACGAATGATGGAGAGCGCTATGTGGCACCCACAGTGCTCACTGATGTGAAGTTCTCCGACCCAATCATGCAAGACGAG ATATTCGGTCCGATTCTACCCATAATACCAGTGGAAAACGAAGACATTGCAATCGAGTATATCAATGATGG AGAAAAGCCTCTAGCTTTCTATGTGTTCTCTAAAAACCCTTCACTTAGTGAGAAAATGCAGCACCACGTATCATCAGGAGGATTTGTAACCAATGATGTCCTTATGCATGCTGGAG TTCCCACCCTGCCTTTTGGAGGAGTAGGTAGCAGTGGAATGGGGGCCTACCACGGCAAGTTCTCCTATGAAACGTTCTGTCACAAGAGGTCATGTATGGAGAGGGAATTGAAGATGGAGGCCCTGAACGG TCTGAGATATCCACCATACTCGGATTCCAAGCTGTCCAACATATCTTGGGTGCTAGGATTCAACAAAAAGCCAAAGTCAGGCTGGTTTTGGTAA
- the LOC127845412 gene encoding aldehyde dehydrogenase family 3 member B1-like isoform X4 — MADFSTLNQAMRGVFRSGRTKSVEWRRAQLMALLKLLDDNRERICQALKEDLNKSKMEGLLFEVDFARNDLINCINNLNEWTKPEKVKKGLINMMDKVYIRKEPFGVALIMGAWNYPIQLTICPMIGAIAAGNCVLVKPSEISASTAALLEEIVPKYLDKEAIQVVNGGIPETTAILKEKWDYIFYTGNSMVGKIVMRAAAEHLTPVTLELGGKSPVYVDDGVDLGIVANRIMWGKCTNAGQTCIAPDYVMCSKKTQDALIDHIKKTLGDFYPDGPAKSPDYCRLVSDRHYQRIKKNLQGGGTVAVGGGTNDGERYVAPTVLTDVKFSDPIMQDEIFGPILPIIPVENEDIAIEYINDGEKPLAFYVFSKNPSLSEKMQHHVSSGGFVTNDVLMHAGVPTLPFGGVGSSGMGAYHGKFSYETFCHKRSCMERELKMEALNGMRYPPYTETKMKRAEWFLKRKVNNGSGAKSLLPYFLFGTLFAVLLKSKL; from the exons ATGGCAGACTTTTCAACG CTTAATCAGGCCATGAGGGGCGTGTTTCGCAGTGGGAGGACAAAGTCGGTGGAATGGAGGCGAGCTCAGCTGATGGCTCTTCTCAAGCTCTTGGACGACAACAGAGAACGGATCTGTCAAGCTTTGAAGGAAGACTTGAATAAG agtAAAATGGAAGGACTGCTGTTTGAGGTAGACTTTGCAAGGAATGATCTGATCAACTGCATTAACAACTTGAATGAATGGACGAAACCAGAAAAG GTCAAGAAGGGTCTCATCAACATGATGGATAAGGTCTACATCCGCAAAGAGCCATTTGGTGTTGCTCTAATTATGGGGGCCTGGAATTACCCCATCCAGTTGACCATCTGTCCTATGATTGGGGCCATAGCTGCAGGTAAC TGTGTGCTAGTGAAGCCCTCTGAGATCTCAGCCAGTACAGCGGCTCTTCTGGAGGAGATTGTGCCCAAATACTTGGACAAG GAAGCTATTCAGGTGGTGAATGGAGGAATCCCGGAAACAACTGCTATTCTGAAGGAGAAATGGGATTACATCTTCTACACAGGAAACTCCATGGTGGGCAAGATTGTGATGAGAGCAGCGGCAGAACACCTCACCCCTGTCACCTTGGAGCTCGGTGGGAAAAG CCCAGTGTATGTGGATGATGGGGTAGACTTGGGCATTGTGGCCAACCGTATTATGTGGGGCAAGTGTACAAATGCAGGACAGACCTGTATTGCACCAGACTATGTAATGTGCTCCAAGAAAACTCAG GATGCATTGATAGATCACATCAAGAAGACACTGGGAGACTTTTACCCTGATGGTCCAGCCAAGTCACCTGACTACTGTCGTCTCGTGTCTGACAGGCACTACCA GCGAATAAAGAAGAACCTCCAGGGAGGCGGTACTGTAGCTGTGGGAGGCGGGACGAATGATGGAGAGCGCTATGTGGCACCCACAGTGCTCACTGATGTGAAGTTCTCCGACCCAATCATGCAAGACGAG ATATTCGGTCCGATTCTACCCATAATACCAGTGGAAAACGAAGACATTGCAATCGAGTATATCAATGATGG AGAAAAGCCTCTAGCTTTCTATGTGTTCTCTAAAAACCCTTCACTTAGTGAGAAAATGCAGCACCACGTATCATCAGGAGGATTTGTAACCAATGATGTCCTTATGCATGCTGGAG TTCCCACCCTGCCTTTTGGAGGAGTAGGTAGCAGTGGAATGGGGGCCTACCACGGCAAGTTCTCCTATGAAACGTTCTGTCACAAGAGGTCATGTATGGAGAGGGAATTGAAGATGGAGGCCCTGAACGG CATGCGTTATCCCCCATACACCGAGACCAAGATGAAGCGAGCTGAATGGTTCTTGAAAAGAAAAGTAAACAATGGCAGTGGAGCAAAGTCTCTCCTACCATACTTTCTGTTTGGGACACTTTTTGCGGTGTTGTTAAag TCCAAGCTCTGA
- the LOC127845412 gene encoding aldehyde dehydrogenase family 3 member B1-like isoform X7: protein MADFSTLNQAMRGVFRSGRTKSVEWRRAQLMALLKLLDDNRERICQALKEDLNKSKMEGLLFEVDFARNDLINCINNLNEWTKPEKVKKGLINMMDKVYIRKEPFGVALIMGAWNYPIQLTICPMIGAIAAGNCVLVKPSEISASTAALLEEIVPKYLDKEAIQVVNGGIPETTAILKEKWDYIFYTGNSMVGKIVMRAAAEHLTPVTLELGGKSPVYVDDGVDLGIVANRIMWGKCTNAGQTCIAPDYVMCSKKTQDALIDHIKKTLGDFYPDGPAKSPDYCRLVSDRHYQRIKKNLQGGGTVAVGGGTNDGERYVAPTVLTDVKFSDPIMQDEIFGPILPIIPVENEDIAIEYINDGNTPLALYVFSNNKTKREKLLHSSNSGSACINDVFLQASLPTLPFGGVGSSGMGAYHGKFSYETFCHKRSCMERELKMEALNGLRYPPYSDSKLSNISWVLGFNKKPKSGWFW, encoded by the exons ATGGCAGACTTTTCAACG CTTAATCAGGCCATGAGGGGCGTGTTTCGCAGTGGGAGGACAAAGTCGGTGGAATGGAGGCGAGCTCAGCTGATGGCTCTTCTCAAGCTCTTGGACGACAACAGAGAACGGATCTGTCAAGCTTTGAAGGAAGACTTGAATAAG agtAAAATGGAAGGACTGCTGTTTGAGGTAGACTTTGCAAGGAATGATCTGATCAACTGCATTAACAACTTGAATGAATGGACGAAACCAGAAAAG GTCAAGAAGGGTCTCATCAACATGATGGATAAGGTCTACATCCGCAAAGAGCCATTTGGTGTTGCTCTAATTATGGGGGCCTGGAATTACCCCATCCAGTTGACCATCTGTCCTATGATTGGGGCCATAGCTGCAGGTAAC TGTGTGCTAGTGAAGCCCTCTGAGATCTCAGCCAGTACAGCGGCTCTTCTGGAGGAGATTGTGCCCAAATACTTGGACAAG GAAGCTATTCAGGTGGTGAATGGAGGAATCCCGGAAACAACTGCTATTCTGAAGGAGAAATGGGATTACATCTTCTACACAGGAAACTCCATGGTGGGCAAGATTGTGATGAGAGCAGCGGCAGAACACCTCACCCCTGTCACCTTGGAGCTCGGTGGGAAAAG CCCAGTGTATGTGGATGATGGGGTAGACTTGGGCATTGTGGCCAACCGTATTATGTGGGGCAAGTGTACAAATGCAGGACAGACCTGTATTGCACCAGACTATGTAATGTGCTCCAAGAAAACTCAG GATGCATTGATAGATCACATCAAGAAGACACTGGGAGACTTTTACCCTGATGGTCCAGCCAAGTCACCTGACTACTGTCGTCTCGTGTCTGACAGGCACTACCA GCGAATAAAGAAGAACCTCCAGGGAGGCGGTACTGTAGCTGTGGGAGGCGGGACGAATGATGGAGAGCGCTATGTGGCACCCACAGTGCTCACTGATGTGAAGTTCTCCGACCCAATCATGCAAGACGAG ATATTCGGTCCGATTCTACCCATAATACCAGTGGAAAACGAAGACATTGCAATCGAGTATATCAATGATGG aaacacGCCGTTGGCTTTGTACGtcttttcaaacaataaaacgaAACGTGAAAAGTTACTCCACTCAAGTAACTCGGGAAGCGCTTGCATTAATGATGTTTTCTTACAGGCTAGTC TTCCCACCCTGCCTTTTGGAGGAGTAGGTAGCAGTGGAATGGGGGCCTACCACGGCAAGTTCTCCTATGAAACGTTCTGTCACAAGAGGTCATGTATGGAGAGGGAATTGAAGATGGAGGCCCTGAACGG TCTGAGATATCCACCATACTCGGATTCCAAGCTGTCCAACATATCTTGGGTGCTAGGATTCAACAAAAAGCCAAAGTCAGGCTGGTTTTGGTAA
- the LOC127845412 gene encoding aldehyde dehydrogenase family 3 member B1-like isoform X1 — protein sequence MADFSTLNQAMRGVFRSGRTKSVEWRRAQLMALLKLLDDNRERICQALKEDLNKSKMEGLLFEVDFARNDLINCINNLNEWTKPEKVKKGLINMMDKVYIRKEPFGVALIMGAWNYPIQLTICPMIGAIAAGNCVLVKPSEISASTAALLEEIVPKYLDKEAIQVVNGGIPETTAILKEKWDYIFYTGNSMVGKIVMRAAAEHLTPVTLELGGKSPVYVDDGVDLGIVANRIMWGKCTNAGQTCIAPDYVMCSKKTQDALIDHIKKTLGDFYPDGPAKSPDYCRLVSDRHYQRIKKNLQGGGTVAVGGGTNDGERYVAPTVLTDVKFSDPIMQDEIFGPILPIIPVENEDIAIEYINDGEKPLAFYVFSKNPSLSEKMQHHVSSGGFVTNDVLMHAGVPTLPFGGVGSSGMGAYHGKFSYETFCHKRSCMERELKMEALNGMRYPPYTETKMKRAEWFLKRKVNNGSGAKSLLPYFLFGTLFAVLLKMFLAPSSSFLFWTRQ from the exons ATGGCAGACTTTTCAACG CTTAATCAGGCCATGAGGGGCGTGTTTCGCAGTGGGAGGACAAAGTCGGTGGAATGGAGGCGAGCTCAGCTGATGGCTCTTCTCAAGCTCTTGGACGACAACAGAGAACGGATCTGTCAAGCTTTGAAGGAAGACTTGAATAAG agtAAAATGGAAGGACTGCTGTTTGAGGTAGACTTTGCAAGGAATGATCTGATCAACTGCATTAACAACTTGAATGAATGGACGAAACCAGAAAAG GTCAAGAAGGGTCTCATCAACATGATGGATAAGGTCTACATCCGCAAAGAGCCATTTGGTGTTGCTCTAATTATGGGGGCCTGGAATTACCCCATCCAGTTGACCATCTGTCCTATGATTGGGGCCATAGCTGCAGGTAAC TGTGTGCTAGTGAAGCCCTCTGAGATCTCAGCCAGTACAGCGGCTCTTCTGGAGGAGATTGTGCCCAAATACTTGGACAAG GAAGCTATTCAGGTGGTGAATGGAGGAATCCCGGAAACAACTGCTATTCTGAAGGAGAAATGGGATTACATCTTCTACACAGGAAACTCCATGGTGGGCAAGATTGTGATGAGAGCAGCGGCAGAACACCTCACCCCTGTCACCTTGGAGCTCGGTGGGAAAAG CCCAGTGTATGTGGATGATGGGGTAGACTTGGGCATTGTGGCCAACCGTATTATGTGGGGCAAGTGTACAAATGCAGGACAGACCTGTATTGCACCAGACTATGTAATGTGCTCCAAGAAAACTCAG GATGCATTGATAGATCACATCAAGAAGACACTGGGAGACTTTTACCCTGATGGTCCAGCCAAGTCACCTGACTACTGTCGTCTCGTGTCTGACAGGCACTACCA GCGAATAAAGAAGAACCTCCAGGGAGGCGGTACTGTAGCTGTGGGAGGCGGGACGAATGATGGAGAGCGCTATGTGGCACCCACAGTGCTCACTGATGTGAAGTTCTCCGACCCAATCATGCAAGACGAG ATATTCGGTCCGATTCTACCCATAATACCAGTGGAAAACGAAGACATTGCAATCGAGTATATCAATGATGG AGAAAAGCCTCTAGCTTTCTATGTGTTCTCTAAAAACCCTTCACTTAGTGAGAAAATGCAGCACCACGTATCATCAGGAGGATTTGTAACCAATGATGTCCTTATGCATGCTGGAG TTCCCACCCTGCCTTTTGGAGGAGTAGGTAGCAGTGGAATGGGGGCCTACCACGGCAAGTTCTCCTATGAAACGTTCTGTCACAAGAGGTCATGTATGGAGAGGGAATTGAAGATGGAGGCCCTGAACGG CATGCGTTATCCCCCATACACCGAGACCAAGATGAAGCGAGCTGAATGGTTCTTGAAAAGAAAAGTAAACAATGGCAGTGGAGCAAAGTCTCTCCTACCATACTTTCTGTTTGGGACACTTTTTGCGGTGTTGTTAAag
- the LOC127845412 gene encoding aldehyde dehydrogenase family 3 member B1-like isoform X5 encodes MADFSTLNQAMRGVFRSGRTKSVEWRRAQLMALLKLLDDNRERICQALKEDLNKSKMEGLLFEVDFARNDLINCINNLNEWTKPEKVKKGLINMMDKVYIRKEPFGVALIMGAWNYPIQLTICPMIGAIAAGNCVLVKPSEISASTAALLEEIVPKYLDKEAIQVVNGGIPETTAILKEKWDYIFYTGNSMVGKIVMRAAAEHLTPVTLELGGKSPVYVDDGVDLGIVANRIMWGKCTNAGQTCIAPDYVMCSKKTQDALIDHIKKTLGDFYPDGPAKSPDYCRLVSDRHYQRIKKNLQGGGTVAVGGGTNDGERYVAPTVLTDVKFSDPIMQDEIFGPILPIIPVENEDIAIEYINDGEKPLAFYVFSKNPSLSEKMQHHVSSGGFVTNDVLMHAGVPTLPFGGVGSSGMGAYHGKFSYETFCHKRSCMERELKMEALNGMRYPPYTETKMKRAEWFLKRKVNNGSGAKSLLPYFLFGTLFAVLLKT; translated from the exons ATGGCAGACTTTTCAACG CTTAATCAGGCCATGAGGGGCGTGTTTCGCAGTGGGAGGACAAAGTCGGTGGAATGGAGGCGAGCTCAGCTGATGGCTCTTCTCAAGCTCTTGGACGACAACAGAGAACGGATCTGTCAAGCTTTGAAGGAAGACTTGAATAAG agtAAAATGGAAGGACTGCTGTTTGAGGTAGACTTTGCAAGGAATGATCTGATCAACTGCATTAACAACTTGAATGAATGGACGAAACCAGAAAAG GTCAAGAAGGGTCTCATCAACATGATGGATAAGGTCTACATCCGCAAAGAGCCATTTGGTGTTGCTCTAATTATGGGGGCCTGGAATTACCCCATCCAGTTGACCATCTGTCCTATGATTGGGGCCATAGCTGCAGGTAAC TGTGTGCTAGTGAAGCCCTCTGAGATCTCAGCCAGTACAGCGGCTCTTCTGGAGGAGATTGTGCCCAAATACTTGGACAAG GAAGCTATTCAGGTGGTGAATGGAGGAATCCCGGAAACAACTGCTATTCTGAAGGAGAAATGGGATTACATCTTCTACACAGGAAACTCCATGGTGGGCAAGATTGTGATGAGAGCAGCGGCAGAACACCTCACCCCTGTCACCTTGGAGCTCGGTGGGAAAAG CCCAGTGTATGTGGATGATGGGGTAGACTTGGGCATTGTGGCCAACCGTATTATGTGGGGCAAGTGTACAAATGCAGGACAGACCTGTATTGCACCAGACTATGTAATGTGCTCCAAGAAAACTCAG GATGCATTGATAGATCACATCAAGAAGACACTGGGAGACTTTTACCCTGATGGTCCAGCCAAGTCACCTGACTACTGTCGTCTCGTGTCTGACAGGCACTACCA GCGAATAAAGAAGAACCTCCAGGGAGGCGGTACTGTAGCTGTGGGAGGCGGGACGAATGATGGAGAGCGCTATGTGGCACCCACAGTGCTCACTGATGTGAAGTTCTCCGACCCAATCATGCAAGACGAG ATATTCGGTCCGATTCTACCCATAATACCAGTGGAAAACGAAGACATTGCAATCGAGTATATCAATGATGG AGAAAAGCCTCTAGCTTTCTATGTGTTCTCTAAAAACCCTTCACTTAGTGAGAAAATGCAGCACCACGTATCATCAGGAGGATTTGTAACCAATGATGTCCTTATGCATGCTGGAG TTCCCACCCTGCCTTTTGGAGGAGTAGGTAGCAGTGGAATGGGGGCCTACCACGGCAAGTTCTCCTATGAAACGTTCTGTCACAAGAGGTCATGTATGGAGAGGGAATTGAAGATGGAGGCCCTGAACGG CATGCGTTATCCCCCATACACCGAGACCAAGATGAAGCGAGCTGAATGGTTCTTGAAAAGAAAAGTAAACAATGGCAGTGGAGCAAAGTCTCTCCTACCATACTTTCTGTTTGGGACACTTTTTGCGGTGTTGTTAAag acttga
- the LOC127845412 gene encoding aldehyde dehydrogenase family 3 member B1-like isoform X3 — protein MADFSTLNQAMRGVFRSGRTKSVEWRRAQLMALLKLLDDNRERICQALKEDLNKSKMEGLLFEVDFARNDLINCINNLNEWTKPEKVKKGLINMMDKVYIRKEPFGVALIMGAWNYPIQLTICPMIGAIAAGNCVLVKPSEISASTAALLEEIVPKYLDKEAIQVVNGGIPETTAILKEKWDYIFYTGNSMVGKIVMRAAAEHLTPVTLELGGKSPVYVDDGVDLGIVANRIMWGKCTNAGQTCIAPDYVMCSKKTQDALIDHIKKTLGDFYPDGPAKSPDYCRLVSDRHYQRIKKNLQGGGTVAVGGGTNDGERYVAPTVLTDVKFSDPIMQDEIFGPILPIIPVENEDIAIEYINDGEKPLAFYVFSKNPSLSEKMQHHVSSGGFVTNDVLMHAGVPTLPFGGVGSSGMGAYHGKFSYETFCHKRSCMERELKMEALNGMRYPPYTETKMKRAEWFLKRKVNNGSGAKSLLPYFLFGTLFAVLLKLYMKTF, from the exons ATGGCAGACTTTTCAACG CTTAATCAGGCCATGAGGGGCGTGTTTCGCAGTGGGAGGACAAAGTCGGTGGAATGGAGGCGAGCTCAGCTGATGGCTCTTCTCAAGCTCTTGGACGACAACAGAGAACGGATCTGTCAAGCTTTGAAGGAAGACTTGAATAAG agtAAAATGGAAGGACTGCTGTTTGAGGTAGACTTTGCAAGGAATGATCTGATCAACTGCATTAACAACTTGAATGAATGGACGAAACCAGAAAAG GTCAAGAAGGGTCTCATCAACATGATGGATAAGGTCTACATCCGCAAAGAGCCATTTGGTGTTGCTCTAATTATGGGGGCCTGGAATTACCCCATCCAGTTGACCATCTGTCCTATGATTGGGGCCATAGCTGCAGGTAAC TGTGTGCTAGTGAAGCCCTCTGAGATCTCAGCCAGTACAGCGGCTCTTCTGGAGGAGATTGTGCCCAAATACTTGGACAAG GAAGCTATTCAGGTGGTGAATGGAGGAATCCCGGAAACAACTGCTATTCTGAAGGAGAAATGGGATTACATCTTCTACACAGGAAACTCCATGGTGGGCAAGATTGTGATGAGAGCAGCGGCAGAACACCTCACCCCTGTCACCTTGGAGCTCGGTGGGAAAAG CCCAGTGTATGTGGATGATGGGGTAGACTTGGGCATTGTGGCCAACCGTATTATGTGGGGCAAGTGTACAAATGCAGGACAGACCTGTATTGCACCAGACTATGTAATGTGCTCCAAGAAAACTCAG GATGCATTGATAGATCACATCAAGAAGACACTGGGAGACTTTTACCCTGATGGTCCAGCCAAGTCACCTGACTACTGTCGTCTCGTGTCTGACAGGCACTACCA GCGAATAAAGAAGAACCTCCAGGGAGGCGGTACTGTAGCTGTGGGAGGCGGGACGAATGATGGAGAGCGCTATGTGGCACCCACAGTGCTCACTGATGTGAAGTTCTCCGACCCAATCATGCAAGACGAG ATATTCGGTCCGATTCTACCCATAATACCAGTGGAAAACGAAGACATTGCAATCGAGTATATCAATGATGG AGAAAAGCCTCTAGCTTTCTATGTGTTCTCTAAAAACCCTTCACTTAGTGAGAAAATGCAGCACCACGTATCATCAGGAGGATTTGTAACCAATGATGTCCTTATGCATGCTGGAG TTCCCACCCTGCCTTTTGGAGGAGTAGGTAGCAGTGGAATGGGGGCCTACCACGGCAAGTTCTCCTATGAAACGTTCTGTCACAAGAGGTCATGTATGGAGAGGGAATTGAAGATGGAGGCCCTGAACGG CATGCGTTATCCCCCATACACCGAGACCAAGATGAAGCGAGCTGAATGGTTCTTGAAAAGAAAAGTAAACAATGGCAGTGGAGCAAAGTCTCTCCTACCATACTTTCTGTTTGGGACACTTTTTGCGGTGTTGTTAAag CTTTACATGAAAACCTTTTGA
- the LOC127845412 gene encoding aldehyde dehydrogenase family 3 member B1-like isoform X2, producing MADFSTLNQAMRGVFRSGRTKSVEWRRAQLMALLKLLDDNRERICQALKEDLNKSKMEGLLFEVDFARNDLINCINNLNEWTKPEKVKKGLINMMDKVYIRKEPFGVALIMGAWNYPIQLTICPMIGAIAAGNCVLVKPSEISASTAALLEEIVPKYLDKEAIQVVNGGIPETTAILKEKWDYIFYTGNSMVGKIVMRAAAEHLTPVTLELGGKSPVYVDDGVDLGIVANRIMWGKCTNAGQTCIAPDYVMCSKKTQDALIDHIKKTLGDFYPDGPAKSPDYCRLVSDRHYQRIKKNLQGGGTVAVGGGTNDGERYVAPTVLTDVKFSDPIMQDEIFGPILPIIPVENEDIAIEYINDGNTPLALYVFSNNKTKREKLLHSSNSGSACINDVFLQASLPTLPFGGVGSSGMGAYHGKFSYETFCHKRSCMERELKMEALNGMRYPPYTETKMKRAEWFLKRKVNNGSGAKSLLPYFLFGTLFAVLLKMFLAPSSSFLFWTRQ from the exons ATGGCAGACTTTTCAACG CTTAATCAGGCCATGAGGGGCGTGTTTCGCAGTGGGAGGACAAAGTCGGTGGAATGGAGGCGAGCTCAGCTGATGGCTCTTCTCAAGCTCTTGGACGACAACAGAGAACGGATCTGTCAAGCTTTGAAGGAAGACTTGAATAAG agtAAAATGGAAGGACTGCTGTTTGAGGTAGACTTTGCAAGGAATGATCTGATCAACTGCATTAACAACTTGAATGAATGGACGAAACCAGAAAAG GTCAAGAAGGGTCTCATCAACATGATGGATAAGGTCTACATCCGCAAAGAGCCATTTGGTGTTGCTCTAATTATGGGGGCCTGGAATTACCCCATCCAGTTGACCATCTGTCCTATGATTGGGGCCATAGCTGCAGGTAAC TGTGTGCTAGTGAAGCCCTCTGAGATCTCAGCCAGTACAGCGGCTCTTCTGGAGGAGATTGTGCCCAAATACTTGGACAAG GAAGCTATTCAGGTGGTGAATGGAGGAATCCCGGAAACAACTGCTATTCTGAAGGAGAAATGGGATTACATCTTCTACACAGGAAACTCCATGGTGGGCAAGATTGTGATGAGAGCAGCGGCAGAACACCTCACCCCTGTCACCTTGGAGCTCGGTGGGAAAAG CCCAGTGTATGTGGATGATGGGGTAGACTTGGGCATTGTGGCCAACCGTATTATGTGGGGCAAGTGTACAAATGCAGGACAGACCTGTATTGCACCAGACTATGTAATGTGCTCCAAGAAAACTCAG GATGCATTGATAGATCACATCAAGAAGACACTGGGAGACTTTTACCCTGATGGTCCAGCCAAGTCACCTGACTACTGTCGTCTCGTGTCTGACAGGCACTACCA GCGAATAAAGAAGAACCTCCAGGGAGGCGGTACTGTAGCTGTGGGAGGCGGGACGAATGATGGAGAGCGCTATGTGGCACCCACAGTGCTCACTGATGTGAAGTTCTCCGACCCAATCATGCAAGACGAG ATATTCGGTCCGATTCTACCCATAATACCAGTGGAAAACGAAGACATTGCAATCGAGTATATCAATGATGG aaacacGCCGTTGGCTTTGTACGtcttttcaaacaataaaacgaAACGTGAAAAGTTACTCCACTCAAGTAACTCGGGAAGCGCTTGCATTAATGATGTTTTCTTACAGGCTAGTC TTCCCACCCTGCCTTTTGGAGGAGTAGGTAGCAGTGGAATGGGGGCCTACCACGGCAAGTTCTCCTATGAAACGTTCTGTCACAAGAGGTCATGTATGGAGAGGGAATTGAAGATGGAGGCCCTGAACGG CATGCGTTATCCCCCATACACCGAGACCAAGATGAAGCGAGCTGAATGGTTCTTGAAAAGAAAAGTAAACAATGGCAGTGGAGCAAAGTCTCTCCTACCATACTTTCTGTTTGGGACACTTTTTGCGGTGTTGTTAAag